A window of Flavobacterium psychrophilum genomic DNA:
ATAGCACAGAATACCAGGAATAAATTTGCAAGGATTGAATATGATACCGACAGGATAATTAACGAAAAGGAAGCACTGGCTAAAAAGAATAACTTTATACTGGGGGTATCGGTAATTGTAGTGCTGTTCATTGCAGCGATATTTGCCATTTACTACTTAAATTCCCGAAATAAAGAGTTGTTGTTGATACAGGAGCAACAAAAAGCGAATGAGGAAATTTACGAGCTGATGTTTGAACAGCAGGGTAAAATTGAAACCGCAAAGACCGAAGAAAAGTCGCGAATAGCGATGGAACTTCATGATGGTATCCTTAATAATATATATGCGGTTAGGCTTAATCTTGAATTTATCAATAAAAAATCTGATGATGAATCGATATTAAAGCGCAAAGAATTTATAAAAGAACTGCAAAATGTTGAGGCTGAAATACGAGGGGTATCTCACGATCTTAGCCGAAATGCTTTGTTTAATCAGGAGCAGAGTTTTGAAAATATACTCGCGTTTATGATTACATCGCAAAAAAATAATTTTAATACCGAGTTTGAGGCAGAAATAAGTAGAGATATTGAGTGGGAGAGTACATCAAATGTTTGTAAAGTAAATGTGTACCGTATCATACAGGAGGCGCTGCAAAATATTAATAAATATTCTCAAGCTGCGTATGCTAAAGTTAGTATATGCAGGGAGGACGAAAATGTGAAGATTTCAATCGTTGATAATGGTGTGGGCTTTGACCCGGAAATGGCAAAAGGCGGTATTGGGATTAAAAATTTAAGAAAGCGTGCTGAAGCACTTAACGGAACATTGCAAATTACCTCTGCGCCAGGTGATGGCACTGTTGTAGATGTCACATTTCCGTTTCAATATTAATAGAAAAAATGCCAAATTCTCAGTTATATGTTTTATATATTTGTGCCGATTTATAAAAACACAAACAAATGAAAGATTTACTAAGTAAATTTGAAAATAAACAACCCGAAATAGTATTTAACTGGAAAGATTCTGAAACGGAAGCCGAAGGGTGGACGGTTATCAACTCGCTTAGAGGTGGTGCTGCAGGTGGAGGAACAAGGATGAGAAAAGGACTGGACATGAACGAGGTACTTTCTTTAGCTAAAACTATGGAGGTTAAATTCTCAGTTTCAGGCCCTGCTATTGGCGGCGCAAAATCCGGAATTAATTTTGACCCTGCAGATCCACGTAAAGAAGGTGTACTTCAAAGATGGTACAAAGCTGTTTCTCCGCTATTAAAAAGCTACTATGGTACCGGTGGTGACCTTAACGTAGATGAAATACACGAGGTTATACCAATGACAGAAGAATGTGGTGTTTGGCATCCGCAGGAAGGTGTGTTTAACGGACATTTTAAACCAACCGAAGCCGATAAAATCAACCGAATTGGCCAGTTACGCCAAGGCGTTGTAAAGGTTATAGAAAACCCTGCATTCTCTCCGGATGTAAACAGAAAATATACCATTGCAGATATGATTACAGGTTACGGTGTTGCCGAAGCTGTTGGTCATTACTATAAAATATATGGTGGTTCTATAGAGGGTAAAAAAGCGATTGTACAGGGCTTTGGAAACGTAGGTTCTGCTGCGGCTTTCTACCTTGCTAAGATGGGGGCTAAAGTTGTAGGTATTATAGACCGCGACGGAGGACTCATCAATAAAGATGGTTTTTCTTTCGAGGAAATTAAAAATCTTTTCCTTAACAAGGATGGTAACAAACTTGTTAGCGATAACATGATTCCGTTTGAAACTATCAATAAGGAAATATGGAGTGTAGGTGCAGAGATATTTGCTCCGTGTGCAGCGTCAAGATTAGTACAAAAAGATCAGGTTGACAGCATGATCGCTGCAGGCCTCGAAGTTATATCTTGTGGTGCTAATGTTCCTTTTGCAGATAAAGAAATTTTCTTTGGACCTATCATGGAAGCTACAGATGCAAAAGTGAGCTTAATTCCTGACTTTATCTCTAACTGTGGTATGGCAAGGGTATTTGCTTACTTTATGGAGAAAAAAGTAGGTATGACAGATGAGGCTGTATTTAGCGATACATCTGAAACTATTGGTAAAGCAATTGCTAACGTTCATGCGCGTAACGCGTATAAAACAAACATTAGCCACACTGCTTTTGAAATTGCATTGAAACAGCTTGTTTAATAAGCAAAAACAATAAATAAAAATATTATTTTTAATGACAGATTAATCTCTGTCATTTTTTTATTATGACATATCAGGAAACAGTACAATGGATGTTTGTTCAGCTGCCGGTATACCAGCTACAGGGCGCATCCGCTTATAAAACAGATTTAACCAATACCCTTTTGCTAACCGAACATTTGGGGCATCCTGAAAGGGAGGTTAAAACAGTACACATTGCCGGTACCAACGGTAAAGGATCGGTATCTAATATGCTGGCTTCAATACTACAGGAAGCAGGATATAAAACAGGGCTTTATACATCGCCACACTTAAAAGATTTCAGGGAACGCATCAAAATTAACGGGCAGGATATACCCGAAGATTTTGTGACAGACTTTATAGCACAGAATAAACCTTTTTTTGAGGCTAACGACCTTAGTTTTTTTGAAATGACAGTGGGGCTTGCTTTCGACTATTTCAGGCAGGAAAAGGTAGATGTGGCTATTATAGAGACAGGTTTGGGTGGAAGGCTCGATTCTACCAATGTTATAACGCCTTTATTGTCGGTAATCACCAATATTGGTATGGATCATACGCAATTTCTGGGCGATACCCTCACGGCAATAGCAGGAGAGAAAGCCGGTATTATCAAATCGGGAATACCGGCGGTAATTGGTGAATATACCGATGAAACAAAACCGGTGTTTGTAGCGAAAGCCAGGGGAGTTAAAACAACTTTATATTTTGCTTCAGATGAGGTTACACAAGATTATCCATCGGACTTAGTTGGAGACTACCAAAAGCAAAACAGAAAAACAGTTTTAAAGTCGGTCGACTTATTAAAGGAGCATTTTACTATCTCTGAAGGAAATATAAAACAAGGATTACTTCATGTTGCCCGTAATACAGGATTTATGGGGAGATGGCAGGAAATACATACCAATCCTACTGCAATTGCAGATACAGCCCATAATAGCCACGGACTTAAAATTGTCATGGCGCAGCTGCAAAAGCAGAAGTTCGAGACGCTACATATTGTTTTGGGTGTGGTTAATGATAAAGACCTGCCGGGAATATTGCCATTATTTCCAAAAGAGGCAGTGTATTATTTTAGTAAGCCGGATGTTCCGCGGGGACTGGATGCTGTTATTTTACAAGAATCGGCTAAAAGCTATGGTTTGAATGGTGAAGTATACCAATCAATTCCTGCTGCTTATGCCGCGGCACTGGCTAATTCAACAGAAAATGATTTTATTTACGTCGGTGGAAGCACGTTTGTTGTGGCGGAAGTACTGTAACGAGAATTATTTATGAAAATATTTTCAAAAAAGTTTAAATCGTAAATGTTCTGTATTTTATTTTGTAACAGAAGGTTATTGATCTCTTAACTGAAAACCGGATTTAAATTCAGAAAATTATTTAATTTTTTTTGGTTTTATGTTTGCAGATATCAAAAAGAGGCCTATATTTGCACCCGTAATAAGGAACTAAATAACGGTTACGAATTGCAGAAATAGGGCGATTAGCTCAGTTGGTTCAGAGCATCTCGTTTACACCGAGAGGGTCGGGGGTTCGAATCCCTCATCGCCCACAGATTAAAAGCTTCAGTGAAAACTGAAGCTTTTTTTATTTCGTATACATAGCTTTACTGGCCAAGTAGGTGAATCGCATAAAATTAAAAAAGGTGCCTTATTTTTTAATCAGCTCTACTTTTTTGATCTCGCCGGTTTTTATGTCTTTTAAAACTATTATGGCAGTATCCGACGTGGGCTTTATATCCATTTTGAATGCTTCACAAGGCTGTATAATTGAATAATCAATTTCTCCAAACTTTATTATTTCATCCCCTTCATTTACTCTGTCATTAAATGCAGAATACAATACTATCCCAACAACAAATTTGTCTTCTTTAAGTATAGGTTGTACGGGCCAGTTCTTTTCTGCAAGATCTATTGCTCCATCTGTGTAAGGATTAAAGTATAGCTGCCTGCCCGGATAATCAATTACAATGTCTCCGTATGTTAGTATTTGGCTGCCTATTCTCGATTTAGTATCGCTGGTAGTTGTGGTTTTAATGTTTTTAAGAGAAACACCTGCGAAGTTTAGTTCGGGTATCAACAGCATATAATGTTCTTTCTGGTCTTCAACACCGTGTATGCCTAGTGTATAGGCTCCAGTAGCTTCATGGAGTATCGTAAAAAGGTTAACTTTTTGAAATGTATTGTACGCAGATAATGACAAATCATATAGCCCAACCATTCCCGAATCGAATAGGAGGGTTTCACTTCCTTCAATATCATTATTTTTTAAGCCAACCCATAAATAGGGGTTACTTTGTATTTTGTCCTTTAATAAATCTGCACCTTTCTTTTTATAGATGCTAAAGTTTTTAAGCTTATCTGTAATACTAAAGGTTTTGTCTTTATATGAAAATTTCACTATACTATTGCGGAGCATATTACTTCCAATAAATCCGTCAATTCCAAGGCATTTAAAAAAAAAGCTATCTTCATCGGCAACAACTGCAGGTATATCTTTAAAGGTAATATCACCTAGCTGAACAGGCGGCAGTGTTGTGAGTTTCATTTTTTGGCTAAGGTTGCTGGAATCGCCAATGTCAATCCCTGTGTCCGATTTTAGCCCCAATTCGTTATATAATTGTTGCGATATTGCACTCATTGCCCCTGTATCTACAATAAAATTATAGGCTTTACCATTTATCACAGCCTGTATTATTACCAAGCCTTTAATATCCTTGTAAGGCACGCTAACATTATAGTTTTTTTGTACAACTTTACCCTTATTAAAAGTTGTAATTTTTTGTGCAACAGATAAATTAAGGCACATAAGTGCAGAGAGTAAATAAAGTAGTTTCATATGTGTAATTAATTGGTTGATATAAACGTTTACATAATCTGTGCCAAAAAAATTAACATTTGCCGAAGTATTAATGTTTCTCTCAGTTCTCAGGTTATAAAAACTATTCTTTTTGTTTTCCAAAATTTTCAGCAACGTATTTATCACAAAATAACTCATCTTACCTTCTGTCGTTTTGAAAAAATAAATTTCAATTGACATAAAGAACATTGACTGTATGTTTATTTTTCGTGTAGTATTATGAAGAAATTAAATAGTTCACTCTCCGGATATTGTGGAGTTTTATGTTTACACACAAATCATCAAAAGTAAAAAAGATATAAATAATTATAAACTGATCAGTTTATAATTATCTTTGCAACGTTATGGGAAGAACTAAGGAATTTGATTACGAGAAAAAATTAGACATTGCGCTGGAACTTTTCTGGACGCAGGGATATCATGTGACTTCTATCACTGACCTGGAGAATCATATGGGAATTAACCGCAGCAGTATTTACCCCACATACGGCGATAAAAGGGCGTTGCTTATTAAATGCTTAACGAAGTATCTGAAATCTAAAGTATCAGAATATGAAGGTATTTTAAATGGTCTTCAATCTGATCCCATTGCTACTTTAAGACAAATATTACGTTTGGCGGTAGATCAGAGCATAAAAGAAGACAGGATATGCCTGGCAGTTAAAATTGCATTTGAAATAGCGCTAACTGATGAAAGTGTCCGACATGTTTTGGTCAATAGTGAGAAAAAGATTGAAGATATCTACTTTCAAACTTTAAAGGCTGGGCAGGAGCAAGGATGTATTAAAGTTGATTTAAATACAAAATTGACAGCCGATTTTCTTGCAGGCTCGTCTAGTGCATTGTTCAAAAATTACGCATTAAATAAAAATAGAAAGACTATTTACGACATGATTGAAACTTTGATCTCCATGATTAAAGCATAATCATGACGCAATCCCTAATGGAATTAAATAACAAATAATATTTTTTTAACCTTTTTTAAACTGATCAGTTTAATATGAATCTAATTGTAAACAAAAGAATAGCGTATATAGGATGTTTGGGCGTTATCGGAATTATAAGTACAGAATTTGGTGTGATTGGCATCCTACCGCAGATAGCGGAATATTATAATATAAATATTGGAACCGCAGGTTATCTGTTGAGCATTTTCGCCCTAACGATTGCTATAACAGGGCCATTTATGGTTTTATATGTCTCAAAATTTGACAAGAAGAAAATTATGATGTATGCGCTTGGACTGTTCTTAGTTTCTAACTTTTTCTCAATTTTCAGTCCCCCTTTCTGGCTGCTGATGATACTCAGGATACTACCCACAATATTACATCCGGCATTCTTTTCAATGGTCATTGCTGCAGCAACAAAAGATGCTTCTCCCCAAATGCAGATGAGGTTAACCAGTATTATAATTGGTGGTATTGTCCTTGCACAGGTTACACTGATTCCGTTCACCACATTTATTGCAAGTATTTACACATGGCAGCTGAGCTATGTTATTCAGGGGGTGGTAATCTTAGCAACATTGATCATAATTTATAAGTTTTTGCCATCCATGCCTAATAGAGAAGTTAAATCTTTTAAAAATCAATTGAGCATACTTACACGGCCTGGATTTATCGCAGGAACCGCTGTAAACCTGTTTTTGATAACTGCCTGGTTTTGCTCATACAGTTATTTTGCAGATTATCTTTCTAAAGCAAAAGGTCTGAGTGTGCAGGAAATCAGCTATATGCTATTGCTATTCGGAGTCATGGGGGTGATTTCTAACTTTGTGGCAGGCCGTTTGTTAGGCAGGTATATGATCTGGACTACTTTATTTTTCCTTACAGGTACATTTCTGGTTCCATTTGCATTTCAATATACTACTGATTCACTACTTAGCGTAGCCATTGTGGTAGGGTTTTGGGGAATTATGTATGGTCCATGTTTCCTTATAGGTGTGGGTTATATGGTATCAGCTGCTCCAGATGCAAAAGAGTTTGCAAATAGTCTGCAAACTTCTTTTGGAAATCTTGGCGTTTCACTTGGCACTGCTACCGGTGGCTGGTTTATTAATCATTACGGGATATCAATTGCGCCGTGGGTTGGTATTGGTTTCGGTGTATTAGCACTTATTATGATTTTCTGGCGAGCCTGGCTGGACAAAGATGTTAGTGAAGTTAATGAAGAAGAAGTACCACTAAAAAAAGCGGTGTAAAATATTATTTTCAAGCATATATTCTCAAAATTTTGTTCTTTTAAATTCAAATATGTTGAGTTTTCAACTGCGAATAAAAACTCCTTAAGAGATTAAGGAGTTTTTTTATACTATCTCATCTATTCAATTTTGAGGCAGTTCTCTCCATGAATAACTTTTCTGTACTATTTTCCATGAACCATTGTACTTAAGTAATAGAAAATAGTCTGTAAAAGTTCTCCAGTTTGGAATTACGATTTCTGCTTTGGCTATTGCTGCATCTTTTTCGATGTCTACCGAAAGGATATTTCCTATTCTATCTGTTTTTTGTCCGGCTTTTATATCCAAAATATATTGTTCACCGGAGCGTATCCACAATGTATCGTTTGCAACCGTATACAAATTAAAGTCTGGATGAAATGCTTTTCGTAACCTTTCAAGTTGTCCATTAGCTGTTCCTTCAATGTAATCCAGCAGGACGGCTGAAATTTGTTCTAAATCGCTTTTGGCATTGCCATTGAGGGTTTTAAAGTTAGCGTTTAAAATTTTTAGTACTTCACTCGCTACTTTGGAAGCAGAAGTTGGATCCTGCCCGGTAACAAATCTGCCATCGACAATATAAAAAGCATCTCCGCCATTTTTAGAATACACAAAATTGCCTTCATTATTTTTAATGGCTGTGTTTATCGCAAAAGGGAAAGTTTTGTAATATTTTGCCTCTTTGTTTTCAAACTCATCAGGATATCCTGTAATTTTTCTTCCCGTATATAGCGATTTTCCGTTATCATCTTTTAAGTAGCTGATGCCTGCTGTTCCGTGGCAAATAGCAGAAACAACACCATTTTTGTTGTAGATAGTCCTAGCAATTTTTTGGATAGTTGCATCTTCTGCTACACCATACATGGCCGCTCCACCGCCACTGTAAAATATTGCAGAATAGTTTTCGGCAATAATTTCAGTAGGTTTTAAAGTATGTTCTAACTTGTCCATGAACCAACCGTTATATAGATATTTTTTTTGCAAACTATCAGATGCATTAATATAACCGATAGGTATTGCACCGCCTTTTGGACTGACAAAGTCGACTGTATATCCTGCTTTTATAAATATGTCATATGGAACAATAATTTCTTCAAAGTGTTTGGCGGCAGGGATATCAGTATTTCCATAAAAATCCTGATTTGAAGTTACAAACAGGATTTTATTTTGCGCACTACTGCCTGAGGGATATAGGCATGTCATGACAATTAGTACAACTGTCAATTTATTCATTACTAAGGATTATGAGGTTGAAATTGGAATAAAACATTTCTTACTCCTTTGGTTTAATAGCTTCTACTTCCACGATTTTATGGGGTGTCCTGGTAGATATCTTATCTACAATAAACCAACCCTTATTCGTTTTCAGGAGATTGAAATAATCGGTGAACAAAAGTTTAGAAGTACTAATTTCTACTTTTGCTACAGCTACGGCATTTGTAATATCTATAAATACAACACGCCCTGACCAGTTACTGGATCTGGCATTTGGAGATTTATATCCTGAAAGATATTGGGATTTGGTTACAATATTAAATTTGTCGTCAGCAATATATTTTAATTGCCAGGAGTCATGAAATGACATACCTACTTTAACTGAATCTCCGGTAGCTTGCCCATCTAAATACAGGCTAAGCTTTTTTTGAATCATCAGCCAGTCATTTATAGTATCGTTTACCTGGGCATTTGCATTAACAAACAAGAAACTAACCGAAATAAATAAAAGCACTTTTCTCATTTTAATTTTTTAAAACATTAATAATGAGAGCAAATATCTGCGGTATGGCTATTTAAAAGGTTTTAAATTATAAAGTAGAACTCTTAATTTATAATATCGGACCGGCATTTTCATACGATCGTTGGTATTCGGAAGGGGTTAATCCGGTTATTTTTTTAAAAGCAGTGAAGAAGGTTGATTTGGAACTGAAACCGCTATCATAACCTAAACTTTCCAGCGTCAGGTTTTTTTCAGTTTCTATTAATTTTTTCGCTTTTTCAATTCTGTATTCCTTTATAAGGTTCGAAAAAGACTTACCTAAAATTTCATTTACATACTGGGACAATAAGTGCTTTGTAACTTTTAATTCTTTAGCGGCTTCTTCCAGGCTGAAATCAGGATTAAGATAGAGTTCTTTTTCGGTTATTATCGATAGTTTTTGACCTATCAAATTCAGTTTTTCGGCGTCTAATTCTTTGTTTTTGTATTTTGGCTTTTCTTCAAAAAAAGTGGTTTCGCGGCTACTTCTAAAAATCAAAAGTAAAACTATCAGGTACAATATAAATGTAAATGATAACGCCCCAACGATGTAAGACGTGTAAGCAGCTGTAGTATACGCCAACCATATAATCGCAACACCTACATAGATGCTAAAAAACCAAATATCTGTTTTCTTTACGTTTTCCTTCTGTCTGAAATTTCGAATGATTGGCAGAATGTATTTTAAGGATAGAACAATATATACAAACCATTGAAAATATATTGCGTTTACAATCCAGCAGCTCCACGTTTCCCTATGTTCAATGTAAGGGTAAAATAATCCCAGTAGAGTTATTCCTAACAGATAGGGTAGAACATGCTTTAGCCAATTTGGTTTTTCATCTTCGGTATATGATGTTAGGTATAAAAATAGAAACGGACCAATTAAAATACATGCAGATAGTCCGATTTGAATGAAGATATTAGATAGCTGAGGATTGAAGTGAAAAAATACCGACTTAATAATTCTGATACTCAAAACAAGTAGCAACAGTGCTAAAAAGTAATTTGAAAAAAACTTCTTTTTAGCATTTACAGCAAAGTACAGCGAAAGTATAAAACCATTGAAAGCGCCCAAGGCACTAATAAAGAAAAGTAACTGGTTTGATTCCATCATTAATTTCGCTAATAGATAGTTGTTATAGTAGTTATCGACTTCCGCAACAACTCAACTTCCTGTTGATTTGTACGACTGTTATTCCCTTCATTCGAATATACGAAATATTTTTACTACAAAATCGATCTCATTTATTCCAATGATGGGTGAAAAGAACGTTACAGGTTTGATACCCACCAATCAAAAAATATAAAAACCTCCAAAACAAAATGACTTGGAAGTTTCCTTAAGCTGATAAGCAAAATCAATTTCTAAAATTGGATTATTCAAATTAGGATTTCCAGGATGGATCTACTATTTGGCTCTTTCTTTTACTTAAAATTAATAATATGGTAGCTCCCAGAAGACAGAATAATGTAGCCTGGATTGAACCTTCGGGGCCAAATTGTCCTCCTGTAATCAATTCTGATCCTTGTATTCTGGCCTCGAATAAACTGCTTGTTTTCTCATTCCCGGATGTTATAGCTCCAAAAATTCCCGATTGTGTAAAGTTCCATGCAAGATGTAACGCAATTGGGAGCCATAAATTACGATTATAAATAAAAGCGGCACCCAATAAAAATCCGGCTGAAGTTATACATAATCCCGAAAGAAAGCTGGCGTGTGGATTTGCCACATGCAGTACGCCAAATATCAGCGAAGAAATAAGGAGCGAAATATAGCTTCCAAGCCTTTGTTCTATAATTCTAAATATAATG
This region includes:
- a CDS encoding amino acid dehydrogenase, translated to MKDLLSKFENKQPEIVFNWKDSETEAEGWTVINSLRGGAAGGGTRMRKGLDMNEVLSLAKTMEVKFSVSGPAIGGAKSGINFDPADPRKEGVLQRWYKAVSPLLKSYYGTGGDLNVDEIHEVIPMTEECGVWHPQEGVFNGHFKPTEADKINRIGQLRQGVVKVIENPAFSPDVNRKYTIADMITGYGVAEAVGHYYKIYGGSIEGKKAIVQGFGNVGSAAAFYLAKMGAKVVGIIDRDGGLINKDGFSFEEIKNLFLNKDGNKLVSDNMIPFETINKEIWSVGAEIFAPCAASRLVQKDQVDSMIAAGLEVISCGANVPFADKEIFFGPIMEATDAKVSLIPDFISNCGMARVFAYFMEKKVGMTDEAVFSDTSETIGKAIANVHARNAYKTNISHTAFEIALKQLV
- a CDS encoding tetrahydrofolate synthase gives rise to the protein MTYQETVQWMFVQLPVYQLQGASAYKTDLTNTLLLTEHLGHPEREVKTVHIAGTNGKGSVSNMLASILQEAGYKTGLYTSPHLKDFRERIKINGQDIPEDFVTDFIAQNKPFFEANDLSFFEMTVGLAFDYFRQEKVDVAIIETGLGGRLDSTNVITPLLSVITNIGMDHTQFLGDTLTAIAGEKAGIIKSGIPAVIGEYTDETKPVFVAKARGVKTTLYFASDEVTQDYPSDLVGDYQKQNRKTVLKSVDLLKEHFTISEGNIKQGLLHVARNTGFMGRWQEIHTNPTAIADTAHNSHGLKIVMAQLQKQKFETLHIVLGVVNDKDLPGILPLFPKEAVYYFSKPDVPRGLDAVILQESAKSYGLNGEVYQSIPAAYAAALANSTENDFIYVGGSTFVVAEVL
- a CDS encoding sugar transporter, translated to MNLIVNKRIAYIGCLGVIGIISTEFGVIGILPQIAEYYNINIGTAGYLLSIFALTIAITGPFMVLYVSKFDKKKIMMYALGLFLVSNFFSIFSPPFWLLMILRILPTILHPAFFSMVIAAATKDASPQMQMRLTSIIIGGIVLAQVTLIPFTTFIASIYTWQLSYVIQGVVILATLIIIYKFLPSMPNREVKSFKNQLSILTRPGFIAGTAVNLFLITAWFCSYSYFADYLSKAKGLSVQEISYMLLLFGVMGVISNFVAGRLLGRYMIWTTLFFLTGTFLVPFAFQYTTDSLLSVAIVVGFWGIMYGPCFLIGVGYMVSAAPDAKEFANSLQTSFGNLGVSLGTATGGWFINHYGISIAPWVGIGFGVLALIMIFWRAWLDKDVSEVNEEEVPLKKAV